The following are encoded in a window of Gramella sp. MT6 genomic DNA:
- a CDS encoding efflux RND transporter periplasmic adaptor subunit, whose translation MKYIYIVCISLFLFSCGNNEEEGHAHDAEGNHVGSEVPAISKTIWTDQTELFVEFPALVEGKTSKFAAHFTVLDKHQPVRKGSVTVSLIQGDSGIRHKVESPSSPGIFSPALQPKRPGTYDLVFDLKTPEYSDRIVIEDVQVYASAAEASENVTEAEDAGISFLKEQAWKIDFQTEPVTDGEVYDIVHTSGVWQAAPGTYKSLAAGANGIVNFALDNLTEGTEVKKGQLLMTLSSEGLSSNNIQAEIAQAKARYDQAKAEYERKKELYEDKIVPKAEFERVESDFRVAESNYRALASNYGAGGKQIRAPFGGFIKSISTSNGDYVEQGANLVSIGTDKSRLLKTQLSASHNPSKEAIASVWYRNDEGTWSEVEDGSIVSVGKEVEDRKPMIPVFIKVNDVVEMPEGSFTEVQIALGEAETGIVVPEAALLEDYGNYSVIVQTGGENFERRPVKIGKRNGKNAQVLSGLEARDVVVTTGNYQVKMASMSGQTPAHGHDH comes from the coding sequence ATGAAATATATTTATATAGTATGTATCTCGCTTTTCCTTTTTTCCTGCGGAAATAACGAGGAGGAAGGCCATGCGCACGATGCAGAAGGAAATCACGTAGGCTCAGAAGTTCCTGCGATCAGCAAAACTATCTGGACAGATCAGACGGAGCTTTTCGTGGAGTTTCCGGCTTTAGTGGAAGGAAAAACCAGCAAATTTGCCGCCCATTTTACTGTTCTGGATAAACACCAGCCGGTTCGGAAGGGTTCGGTTACGGTAAGTCTCATTCAAGGAGATAGCGGAATTCGGCATAAGGTGGAATCGCCGTCTTCACCCGGAATTTTTTCACCCGCTTTACAGCCAAAAAGACCTGGGACTTACGACCTGGTTTTTGATCTGAAAACTCCTGAGTATTCAGACAGGATCGTAATTGAAGATGTTCAGGTGTATGCCTCGGCTGCGGAAGCTTCAGAAAATGTAACGGAAGCTGAAGATGCCGGCATTAGCTTTTTAAAGGAGCAGGCCTGGAAGATCGATTTTCAAACAGAGCCTGTTACAGATGGTGAAGTTTATGACATTGTGCATACATCAGGAGTATGGCAAGCCGCTCCGGGAACATATAAGTCCCTTGCAGCAGGAGCTAATGGAATAGTGAATTTTGCTTTAGATAACTTAACGGAAGGTACCGAGGTGAAAAAAGGTCAGCTGTTGATGACTTTGAGCAGCGAAGGACTTTCTTCCAATAATATCCAGGCAGAAATCGCTCAGGCCAAAGCCAGGTACGATCAAGCGAAAGCTGAATATGAACGAAAAAAGGAACTTTATGAGGATAAAATTGTGCCCAAAGCGGAATTTGAAAGGGTGGAAAGCGACTTTCGGGTAGCCGAATCTAATTACCGTGCACTTGCCTCCAATTACGGAGCTGGCGGGAAGCAGATCAGGGCTCCTTTTGGCGGATTTATAAAATCCATAAGCACCTCAAACGGGGATTACGTAGAACAGGGAGCTAATCTTGTTAGCATTGGAACTGACAAATCACGTTTGCTTAAAACGCAATTAAGTGCCTCTCATAATCCAAGTAAAGAAGCTATTGCGAGTGTATGGTACAGAAATGATGAAGGGACCTGGAGTGAAGTAGAAGATGGATCGATTGTTTCCGTAGGGAAGGAAGTGGAAGATCGCAAACCAATGATCCCTGTCTTTATTAAAGTGAACGATGTAGTTGAAATGCCCGAAGGCAGTTTTACTGAAGTCCAAATTGCACTTGGAGAAGCTGAAACCGGAATTGTGGTGCCTGAAGCTGCACTGCTCGAGGATTATGGTAATTATTCTGTGATCGTACAAACCGGCGGAGAAAATTTTGAAAGAAGACCTGTAAAGATCGGGAAACGAAACGGAAAGAATGCACAGGTACTTAGCGGACTTGAGGCCAGAGACGTTGTCGTGACCACCGGAAATTACCAGGTTAAGATGGCTTCAATGTCCGGACAAACACCTGCTCATGGGCATGATCATTAA
- a CDS encoding sulfur reduction protein DsrE, with product MRKLILGVFLLTLTFSNTLNAQTSKQEDHSHNYVVLTKKIPQLQPIILTAEALAEEDGKSFGDFQAIICGKTVEELTNKEVMMDFIEKAEKAHVKIVVCGFSLKKFKVNKEDIPEELEVVDNGILHDFQLQKKGYLSIEL from the coding sequence ATGAGAAAGCTAATTCTAGGAGTATTTCTTTTAACACTCACATTTTCGAATACTCTAAACGCACAAACATCCAAACAAGAGGATCATTCACATAATTATGTGGTGCTTACGAAAAAGATCCCCCAACTTCAGCCAATTATTTTAACCGCTGAAGCGCTGGCGGAAGAAGATGGGAAGAGTTTCGGGGATTTCCAAGCGATTATCTGTGGAAAAACCGTAGAGGAACTTACAAACAAAGAAGTGATGATGGACTTTATTGAAAAAGCTGAAAAAGCTCACGTGAAAATTGTGGTATGTGGGTTCTCCTTAAAAAAGTTTAAAGTTAATAAAGAAGATATCCCAGAGGAACTTGAAGTTGTGGACAATGGTATCCTGCATGATTTTCAGCTGCAGAAAAAAGGTTATTTGAGTATAGAACTCTAA
- a CDS encoding cation transporter yields MESSRKKNLKQARTLQIWNVIYDTIEVVISLIAGITANSSALIGWALDSTIEVISAATLGWRLHGELNGIEEKKVKRRKKITLYVIAASFTLVCLFISYDSITKLVNQETARWSTLGLIILLVSLVVNPILIYYKRKYGNKLDSPAMLADAKDTFICLYQTVVVLAGLLLVNWLGWWWADPVAALLIVPYAAKEGWEAFNKARNIEYNTN; encoded by the coding sequence ATGGAATCATCAAGAAAAAAGAATCTTAAACAAGCAAGAACACTTCAAATATGGAATGTCATTTACGACACGATAGAAGTGGTCATTTCACTTATTGCTGGAATAACTGCAAATAGTTCTGCACTCATAGGATGGGCACTGGATAGCACCATAGAAGTAATAAGCGCAGCAACTTTGGGCTGGCGGTTGCACGGCGAGCTTAACGGCATAGAAGAGAAAAAGGTTAAGCGTCGTAAGAAAATTACATTATATGTTATTGCAGCATCTTTTACACTGGTTTGCCTTTTTATTTCCTATGATTCAATCACAAAGCTAGTCAATCAAGAAACGGCACGTTGGAGTACATTGGGTTTAATCATCTTGCTTGTTTCATTGGTAGTTAATCCTATTTTAATCTATTACAAAAGAAAATACGGAAATAAATTGGACAGTCCGGCTATGCTGGCCGATGCTAAAGACACTTTTATTTGTTTGTACCAAACTGTGGTAGTACTTGCAGGATTACTGCTGGTCAATTGGCTAGGCTGGTGGTGGGCAGACCCGGTTGCAGCACTGCTTATTGTTCCCTATGCAGCCAAAGAAGGTTGGGAAGCTTTCAATAAAGCCAGAAACATTGAATATAATACGAATTAA
- a CDS encoding sigma-70 family RNA polymerase sigma factor, with amino-acid sequence METQKVWNNFNEELFFFILKKVKNESATNDIFQNTFLKIHKKLHQLENDEKVKAWIFQIARNEIANYFNKESVYLPSVNSQNETASEKYQTICCFDKFVYELPDIYKKIIELVYIKGLKQKEAAEILEISHTNVKARIRRAKDILKQKFNDCCKYEFDKDGKLIGESNCSICKS; translated from the coding sequence ATGGAGACTCAAAAAGTTTGGAACAATTTCAATGAAGAGCTATTCTTCTTTATTCTCAAAAAAGTCAAAAATGAAAGTGCTACAAATGATATTTTTCAAAATACATTTTTAAAAATCCATAAAAAATTACATCAACTTGAGAATGATGAAAAAGTAAAAGCTTGGATTTTTCAAATTGCTCGAAACGAGATAGCAAACTACTTCAATAAAGAATCTGTTTATTTACCGAGTGTTAATTCACAGAATGAAACTGCTTCAGAAAAATATCAGACTATATGCTGTTTTGATAAATTCGTATATGAATTACCAGATATTTATAAAAAAATAATTGAACTGGTTTATATCAAAGGACTAAAACAAAAGGAAGCAGCAGAAATCTTAGAAATAAGTCATACAAATGTCAAGGCTAGAATACGAAGAGCTAAAGATATTTTAAAACAAAAATTCAATGATTGTTGTAAATACGAGTTTGATAAAGATGGCAAATTAATTGGTGAATCCAATTGCTCTATTTGTAAATCATAA
- a CDS encoding efflux RND transporter permease subunit — MLNKILSISLKNRLLVLLAAVVLSVTGFYLARTMNVDVFPDLTAPTVTILTEAHGMESEEVEKLVTYQLETAMNGSPNVRRIRSSSAAGISIVWVEFDWGTDIYKARQIVSERIPMVRENLPTGIGAPTMAPISSIMGEVMLLGVTSDSLSPMELRTLSDWQIRPRIKAIGGIANVVVIGGDYKQYQVFADPGKMKYYDVSLDELTEKVKEANTNAPGGFLNQYGNQYIIKGSGRAYAIDDLEEAVVKQVNGQSIKIKDVAEVKIGAADKIGDGSLNAEPAVILTISKQPDVNTLELTERLDEAIAELETSLPESVEIKSQIFRQADFIDASISNLNMTLLEGAFFVVIVLFIFLMNWRTTLISLLAIPISLLVSIIVLKMLGYTINTMSLGGMAIAIGALVDDAIIDVENVYKRLRENIRKPKAERQSVITVVRDASVEIRSSIIIATLIIIVSFVPLFFLGGMEGRLLKPLGIAFITSVLTSLIVAVTVTPVLCSYLLKKEKMLKKQSEGTKVERWLQKAYADILNRALKIPKTVIAVTVVAFLLSIALFTQLGRSFLPEFNEGSLVISVVGPPSMSLEESNKTGNQVEQLLLEMPEVDVVTRRTGRAELDEHAQGVNAAEIDVPFTLEDKSKEEFFEEVREKLSIVPGVNITLGQPIAHRIDHMLSGTRANIAIKIFGPDLQQLYEIGKNVEENITPIDGLADVAVDQQIEVPQIKISPKRQILSAYGMTVGQLMEQVDIAFAGHEVGEIYEGQKYFDLVVRYKEDVRNSIEKIKTALIGLPNGSQVPLEQLANVSSVSSPNTISREDVQRKIVVAANVQGRDLRSAVEEIQETVNSSVNIPEGYRVQYGGQFESESRASQMLLITAIIAIFVIFLLLYFEFNNVKLAFVVLINLPLALIGGILIVYFTSGIVSIASTIGFISLFGIATRNGILLVSRYEDLRKEGLRGYELIKSGALDRLNPILMTAFTTGLALIPLALKGGEPGSEIQSPMAVVILGGLLSATVLNLVVIPCVYELVTRKD, encoded by the coding sequence ATGTTAAATAAAATATTATCAATTTCACTTAAAAACAGGCTTCTGGTCCTTCTGGCGGCTGTGGTACTGAGCGTCACCGGGTTTTACCTCGCACGTACTATGAACGTGGATGTATTCCCAGACCTTACCGCGCCTACCGTGACCATACTTACGGAAGCTCACGGAATGGAGAGTGAAGAGGTAGAGAAACTAGTAACTTACCAGCTCGAAACCGCGATGAACGGTTCGCCGAATGTAAGAAGGATTCGTTCTTCCTCAGCCGCGGGGATCTCCATCGTTTGGGTTGAATTCGACTGGGGTACTGATATTTACAAGGCAAGACAGATCGTAAGTGAACGTATTCCAATGGTTCGTGAAAACCTGCCTACAGGAATAGGAGCGCCTACCATGGCACCCATCTCCTCGATTATGGGAGAAGTAATGCTATTGGGAGTCACTTCAGATAGTCTTAGCCCAATGGAACTAAGAACATTATCTGACTGGCAGATCCGTCCACGGATTAAAGCCATCGGAGGGATTGCAAACGTGGTGGTGATTGGAGGAGACTATAAACAATACCAGGTTTTTGCCGATCCCGGAAAAATGAAATATTACGATGTAAGTCTCGACGAATTAACCGAGAAGGTTAAAGAGGCGAATACGAATGCTCCCGGTGGTTTTCTTAATCAATACGGAAATCAATACATCATCAAAGGAAGTGGTAGGGCTTATGCGATAGATGATCTGGAAGAAGCTGTGGTAAAACAGGTGAACGGCCAGAGTATCAAGATCAAGGATGTGGCAGAAGTGAAAATAGGAGCTGCTGATAAGATAGGTGATGGTTCGCTGAATGCGGAACCGGCGGTTATCCTAACAATTTCCAAGCAGCCCGATGTAAATACCCTCGAGCTTACGGAAAGACTGGATGAAGCCATTGCCGAACTGGAAACCAGTCTGCCGGAAAGCGTCGAGATCAAAAGTCAGATCTTCCGACAGGCAGATTTTATTGATGCTTCCATCAGTAACCTGAATATGACCTTGCTTGAAGGAGCTTTTTTTGTGGTCATTGTGTTATTCATTTTCCTGATGAATTGGCGTACTACCCTAATTTCACTACTGGCGATCCCAATTTCGTTATTGGTATCGATTATCGTATTAAAAATGCTGGGCTATACCATCAATACTATGAGTTTGGGAGGGATGGCAATTGCAATTGGAGCACTGGTAGATGATGCTATCATTGATGTGGAGAATGTTTATAAACGCCTGCGCGAAAATATTCGAAAACCAAAAGCTGAAAGGCAGTCGGTGATCACCGTGGTAAGGGATGCATCGGTGGAAATTAGAAGTTCTATTATCATAGCAACCCTTATCATTATTGTCTCTTTTGTGCCACTGTTTTTCCTTGGCGGAATGGAAGGTCGATTGCTCAAACCGCTGGGAATTGCTTTTATCACTTCTGTATTGACGTCGCTGATTGTAGCGGTAACCGTTACTCCGGTGCTGTGTAGCTATCTTTTGAAAAAGGAGAAAATGCTGAAAAAGCAGTCCGAAGGAACAAAAGTGGAAAGATGGTTACAGAAGGCTTACGCCGATATTCTAAATCGAGCCTTAAAGATCCCTAAGACCGTGATCGCGGTAACAGTGGTTGCTTTTTTACTGAGTATTGCGTTATTTACGCAATTAGGAAGAAGTTTTCTTCCTGAATTCAACGAGGGATCACTAGTGATAAGTGTGGTGGGGCCTCCATCCATGTCGCTAGAAGAAAGTAATAAGACTGGAAACCAGGTAGAGCAATTATTGCTTGAAATGCCTGAAGTGGATGTGGTTACCAGAAGGACCGGTAGAGCTGAACTGGACGAGCATGCCCAGGGAGTAAATGCCGCCGAGATCGATGTACCATTCACCCTTGAAGATAAATCGAAGGAGGAGTTTTTTGAAGAGGTACGGGAGAAATTAAGTATCGTTCCGGGGGTTAATATTACGCTGGGACAGCCAATTGCCCACCGTATCGACCATATGCTTTCAGGTACGAGAGCCAATATCGCGATCAAGATCTTTGGACCCGATTTACAACAGCTATATGAAATAGGTAAAAACGTGGAGGAGAATATTACTCCTATCGATGGGCTTGCCGATGTAGCTGTTGATCAGCAGATCGAAGTACCTCAGATCAAAATAAGCCCAAAACGACAGATCCTTTCAGCTTATGGAATGACCGTAGGACAGTTAATGGAGCAGGTAGATATCGCCTTTGCCGGTCACGAAGTGGGTGAAATTTATGAAGGTCAGAAGTATTTTGACCTGGTGGTTCGTTATAAGGAGGATGTGAGAAACAGCATTGAGAAAATCAAAACCGCTTTGATTGGATTGCCAAATGGTTCACAGGTTCCATTGGAACAGCTCGCTAATGTTTCGTCCGTAAGCAGTCCGAATACCATTAGCCGGGAAGATGTGCAAAGGAAGATCGTGGTTGCTGCGAATGTGCAGGGTCGGGATTTGAGAAGTGCGGTAGAAGAAATTCAAGAAACCGTGAATTCTTCGGTGAATATTCCCGAAGGCTATAGGGTACAATACGGTGGGCAATTTGAAAGTGAATCGAGAGCTTCACAAATGCTGTTGATCACTGCAATTATTGCAATCTTCGTGATCTTTCTCTTATTGTATTTTGAATTCAACAATGTGAAACTCGCTTTTGTTGTGCTTATCAATTTACCCCTGGCTTTGATTGGTGGAATCTTAATCGTATACTTTACTTCAGGAATTGTAAGTATAGCTTCCACGATAGGTTTTATCAGTTTATTTGGGATCGCGACACGAAATGGAATCTTGCTGGTTTCGAGATATGAAGATCTGCGGAAGGAAGGCCTTAGAGGATATGAGCTCATTAAATCTGGTGCGCTCGACAGATTAAATCCAATTTTAATGACAGCGTTTACAACTGGATTAGCACTTATTCCACTTGCCTTAAAAGGAGGCGAACCGGGAAGTGAGATCCAAAGCCCAATGGCTGTTGTAATCCTGGGTGGATTGCTTTCAGCAACGGTACTGAACCTGGTAGTAATACCTTGTGTGTATGAATTAGTTACGAGGAAAGATTAA
- a CDS encoding Rieske 2Fe-2S domain-containing protein encodes MMKRKKFIQTLSSVAITIPSLGFLHSCSGIYYATAKEEVDKITIAKHEFILEKNNKVSKREFVLIQNNKYRFPICLYKVGEDYIASLLKCTHRGCELNVGGGIYSCPCHGSQFSNEGTVLQGPAEQKLKTFPTKTDDENIYILFS; translated from the coding sequence ATGATGAAAAGAAAAAAATTTATCCAAACCCTTTCCTCTGTTGCTATAACAATACCAAGTTTAGGTTTTTTACATTCATGCAGTGGAATTTACTATGCTACAGCAAAGGAAGAGGTAGATAAGATAACCATAGCGAAGCATGAGTTTATTCTTGAAAAAAATAACAAGGTGTCTAAAAGAGAGTTTGTCCTTATACAAAATAACAAATACAGATTCCCTATTTGTCTATATAAAGTTGGTGAAGACTATATAGCTTCCTTACTAAAATGCACTCATCGAGGGTGTGAGCTTAATGTTGGTGGGGGTATCTATAGTTGTCCTTGCCATGGAAGCCAATTTTCCAATGAAGGAACCGTATTACAAGGACCTGCTGAACAAAAACTAAAAACATTTCCAACGAAAACAGACGATGAAAACATCTATATTTTATTCTCCTAA
- a CDS encoding DUF302 domain-containing protein: MEYYFNKTITGEFEEVIEKVTEELEKEGFGVLTEINVTETLKKKLDVDFKKYRILGACNAPYAHKALKAEDKIGTMLPCNVIVQEIEKEKIEVTAVNPMASMQAVKNKDLKQIATEIGDKLKQVIAKI, from the coding sequence ATGGAATATTATTTTAACAAGACTATTACGGGAGAATTTGAAGAAGTAATTGAAAAAGTTACCGAGGAATTGGAAAAGGAAGGTTTTGGGGTACTAACTGAAATAAATGTCACCGAAACCCTTAAGAAAAAACTTGATGTAGATTTTAAAAAGTATCGCATTCTAGGTGCCTGTAACGCTCCTTATGCCCACAAAGCCTTGAAAGCAGAAGATAAAATTGGCACCATGTTACCTTGTAATGTAATTGTCCAGGAAATAGAAAAAGAAAAAATTGAAGTCACCGCAGTAAATCCAATGGCTTCTATGCAGGCGGTAAAGAATAAAGACTTAAAACAGATCGCTACAGAAATTGGAGATAAATTAAAGCAAGTAATAGCAAAAATATAA
- a CDS encoding TolC family protein, whose product MYRNIVSAVCGILISMGSFAQDTGMNGILEQISQNNRQLKAYQSYMASQNLANKSENNLQDPEVSAFYLPFGEHQTGDYTEYQVSQQFEFPTVYGARSKRIEKQKELLELEYETLSQKILLNAKKQLLELQTLQKRKELEEKRVEQSKQVYDQIQRLFNAEQIGILELNKAKVAWLQEQFELDRINIRIRNTLLELQKLNGGNTIEAEEVQFFEDPELAEMQTLWEEKLSEDAEIKQLKARENLAQQQVKLEKNKILPDLSIGYNYQGVNSSNYSGFLGGLSIPLWNSKNKVKAAEANLEYNQANTGAETAELYTRFQEDYQQYQLLKRKYEEYQETFQDLNSEELLFKAYELGEFSFLDYYREVEFYRQAYNNMLEMEKELLQLKATLLKHQL is encoded by the coding sequence ATGTACAGAAATATAGTTTCCGCTGTATGCGGAATACTAATATCTATGGGCTCATTTGCCCAAGATACCGGTATGAATGGCATTTTGGAGCAGATTAGCCAGAATAACAGACAACTCAAGGCATATCAGTCTTATATGGCTAGTCAGAATCTTGCTAATAAGTCAGAGAATAACTTGCAGGATCCCGAGGTTTCAGCCTTTTACCTTCCTTTCGGCGAGCATCAAACTGGTGATTATACAGAATATCAGGTTTCTCAGCAATTCGAGTTTCCTACAGTTTATGGAGCGCGAAGTAAGCGAATTGAAAAGCAAAAGGAATTGCTGGAACTGGAGTACGAGACGCTAAGTCAGAAAATATTACTGAATGCCAAAAAGCAGCTTTTGGAATTACAGACTTTGCAAAAACGAAAAGAGCTGGAGGAAAAAAGAGTGGAGCAGTCCAAACAGGTGTATGATCAAATTCAGCGTTTATTCAATGCAGAACAAATCGGTATCCTGGAATTGAATAAAGCCAAAGTAGCCTGGTTACAGGAGCAGTTTGAACTGGATCGGATTAACATCAGGATCAGGAATACACTTCTAGAACTTCAGAAATTGAACGGTGGAAATACAATTGAGGCTGAAGAGGTCCAATTTTTCGAAGATCCTGAATTGGCCGAAATGCAGACGCTTTGGGAAGAAAAACTTTCCGAAGATGCCGAAATTAAGCAGTTAAAAGCTCGAGAGAATCTTGCCCAGCAGCAGGTAAAACTGGAAAAGAATAAGATTCTTCCAGATCTAAGCATTGGGTATAATTACCAGGGAGTGAATTCTAGCAATTATTCCGGTTTCTTAGGCGGACTATCAATTCCGCTTTGGAACAGCAAGAATAAGGTAAAAGCGGCAGAGGCAAATTTGGAATATAACCAGGCGAACACTGGCGCTGAAACGGCTGAACTATACACCCGATTTCAGGAAGACTATCAGCAATATCAATTATTAAAGAGAAAATACGAGGAATATCAGGAAACTTTTCAGGATCTGAATTCCGAAGAACTTTTATTTAAAGCCTACGAACTTGGGGAATTTTCATTTCTGGATTATTACCGGGAAGTAGAGTTCTACCGTCAGGCTTATAACAATATGCTGGAGATGGAAAAAGAACTTCTTCAGCTTAAAGCAACACTTTTAAAACATCAATTATAA
- a CDS encoding di-heme oxidoredictase family protein, producing MKKQWFCLIISIAFFTSCEKLADEYGPVPPKENELLDGPVEGLSIEEQIQFLNGDIAFNDEVFTAETGLGPVFVGTSCVSCHSGDGKGHPFNQFIRFGQSDTLGNPFADFGDGKNQLQNKAIQGFQPEKLPPGAPFTTLVAPAVTGLGFLDAVPDESILSLADPYDENGDGISGRAHFAYPPEYVQIRPNSISRGGKYIFRFGKKAISYDLLHQTVGAYNQDIGITSLFEPIDPYSGLEEDPEISTQVVNEVVFYLKTLKAPIPRNQNDPDVVSGKQIFSRIQCAACHTPSMKTGYSLIEALSNKEFHPYTDLLLHDMGPGLDDGYTEGFAETSEWRTPPLWGIGLSENSQGGGLFLLHDGRARSIEEAILMHGGEAKNSRDEFNALSDQEKKQLLEFINSL from the coding sequence ATGAAAAAACAATGGTTTTGTCTGATTATTTCTATCGCTTTTTTTACATCCTGCGAAAAATTGGCTGATGAATATGGTCCTGTTCCTCCAAAGGAAAATGAACTTCTTGATGGGCCTGTAGAAGGATTATCAATCGAAGAACAGATTCAGTTCTTGAATGGGGATATAGCGTTCAATGATGAAGTATTTACTGCAGAAACTGGACTCGGCCCCGTTTTCGTAGGTACTAGCTGTGTTAGTTGTCATTCTGGGGATGGTAAAGGTCACCCGTTTAATCAATTTATAAGATTCGGTCAAAGTGATACTTTAGGAAATCCTTTTGCAGACTTTGGGGATGGTAAAAATCAATTACAGAATAAAGCAATTCAGGGGTTTCAGCCTGAAAAGCTACCTCCAGGAGCACCCTTCACAACCTTGGTTGCGCCTGCGGTCACAGGATTAGGTTTTTTGGATGCTGTTCCAGATGAAAGTATACTTTCTCTAGCCGATCCTTATGATGAGAATGGCGACGGAATAAGTGGTAGAGCTCATTTCGCATATCCTCCTGAATATGTTCAAATTCGGCCGAATAGTATTTCACGTGGAGGTAAATATATTTTTAGGTTTGGTAAAAAGGCAATTAGTTATGACTTATTGCATCAAACAGTAGGTGCGTATAATCAAGATATAGGTATTACATCGTTATTTGAACCTATAGATCCTTATAGCGGGCTGGAAGAGGACCCGGAAATCAGTACTCAGGTAGTTAACGAGGTGGTTTTTTATTTAAAAACCTTAAAAGCTCCGATACCTCGAAATCAAAATGATCCTGATGTTGTATCTGGCAAACAAATTTTTTCCCGAATTCAATGTGCTGCCTGCCATACCCCAAGCATGAAAACAGGATATTCGCTTATCGAAGCACTATCTAATAAAGAATTTCATCCCTATACAGATTTACTACTTCATGATATGGGTCCTGGTCTGGACGATGGATATACCGAAGGTTTTGCTGAAACATCCGAATGGAGAACCCCTCCGCTATGGGGAATTGGCCTTTCTGAAAACTCACAAGGAGGAGGTTTGTTTCTTTTACATGATGGCAGGGCAAGAAGTATTGAGGAAGCCATTTTGATGCATGGCGGTGAAGCCAAAAATTCAAGGGATGAGTTCAATGCCCTATCGGATCAGGAAAAAAAGCAACTACTTGAATTTATAAATTCATTATGA
- a CDS encoding DoxX family protein — protein MKATISVSYRSVQLFRILLSGIFLVASFNHILNLEKTLNRIDQARFKGIAYFFGNPEYLVIISGIVMMIAGFCLLIGYKTRLAAIALASVIIPITLTVQVGQIHTLGPLFKNIAILGGLLFFILNDIQTFKKQ, from the coding sequence ATGAAAGCAACTATTTCTGTATCCTATAGATCGGTACAGCTATTTCGCATTTTACTTAGCGGAATATTTTTAGTGGCGAGTTTTAACCATATTTTGAATCTGGAAAAAACGCTAAATCGAATTGACCAGGCGAGGTTTAAAGGCATTGCCTACTTCTTTGGTAATCCTGAATATTTAGTGATCATATCGGGAATTGTTATGATGATCGCCGGATTTTGCCTACTTATCGGCTATAAAACCCGATTGGCGGCAATAGCTCTGGCGTCAGTGATAATACCAATTACTTTAACTGTCCAGGTAGGACAAATTCACACTTTAGGTCCTCTTTTTAAAAATATAGCCATATTAGGAGGACTTCTATTTTTTATATTAAACGATATTCAAACATTTAAAAAACAATAA
- a CDS encoding GDCCVxC domain-containing (seleno)protein has product MEIELVSTITCPDCGHTKEEEMPTTACQFFYQCENCSQLLKPKEGDCCVYCSYGTVACPPIQEGTNCC; this is encoded by the coding sequence ATGGAAATAGAACTAGTTTCTACCATTACGTGTCCTGATTGCGGACATACGAAAGAAGAAGAAATGCCTACAACCGCCTGTCAGTTTTTTTACCAATGTGAAAATTGCAGTCAATTATTGAAACCAAAGGAAGGTGATTGCTGCGTTTATTGTTCTTATGGTACTGTTGCCTGTCCACCCATTCAGGAAGGAACAAATTGCTGCTAA